One window of the Natrinema sp. CBA1119 genome contains the following:
- a CDS encoding polyprenyl synthetase family protein translates to MRETLADWRPAIDEAIADLVPREIDADYLESFFGSPTYEYDPHGIQRALATPLWDLLDRGGKRWRAILFLVFVEGFGEDPAEYLPYACIPEILHNGTIIVDDVEDGATIRRGEQALHRLYGRDIALNAGNAMYFLPLKVISRNPADLPADRRLAAYEMLMDELNRTHLGQGMDICWHNERDVRINTAQYLEMCACKTGCLGRIVARLAAIITDQPDDIEAAIAEYAELTAVAFQIGDDILDVENSLGRAGEFGKEFGNDIREGKKTLMVIHAIEASEPERARRLQAILEADDNTDEEILEALELFEAAGSIEYARERALELAADARAAIDGVDFDAETTRKLEEFTEFVIERDE, encoded by the coding sequence ATGCGGGAGACGCTAGCCGACTGGCGGCCGGCCATCGACGAAGCGATCGCCGACCTGGTTCCGCGCGAGATCGACGCCGACTACCTCGAATCGTTCTTCGGGTCCCCGACGTACGAGTACGATCCCCACGGCATCCAGCGCGCGCTAGCGACGCCGCTGTGGGATCTGCTCGACCGCGGCGGTAAACGGTGGCGTGCGATACTCTTCCTCGTCTTCGTCGAGGGGTTCGGCGAGGATCCGGCCGAGTATCTGCCCTACGCCTGCATTCCGGAGATCCTGCACAACGGGACGATCATCGTCGACGACGTCGAGGACGGGGCCACGATTCGACGCGGCGAACAGGCGCTTCACCGCCTCTACGGCCGTGATATCGCGCTCAACGCCGGCAACGCGATGTACTTCCTGCCGTTGAAGGTCATCAGCCGGAATCCGGCCGACCTCCCGGCCGATCGGCGACTGGCCGCCTACGAGATGCTGATGGACGAACTCAATCGCACCCACCTCGGCCAGGGGATGGACATCTGCTGGCACAACGAACGCGATGTCCGGATCAACACGGCACAGTATCTGGAGATGTGCGCGTGCAAGACCGGCTGTCTCGGCCGGATCGTGGCTCGCCTCGCCGCGATTATCACCGACCAGCCCGACGACATCGAGGCAGCGATCGCCGAGTACGCCGAACTGACCGCGGTCGCCTTCCAGATCGGCGACGACATTCTCGACGTCGAAAATTCGCTGGGACGGGCCGGCGAGTTCGGCAAGGAGTTCGGCAACGACATCCGCGAGGGGAAGAAGACCCTCATGGTCATCCACGCCATCGAGGCAAGCGAGCCGGAGCGCGCCCGACGGCTGCAGGCGATCCTCGAGGCCGACGACAATACCGACGAGGAGATCCTCGAGGCTCTGGAACTCTTCGAGGCCGCCGGCAGTATCGAGTACGCCCGCGAGCGCGCGCTCGAGTTGGCCGCCGATGCGCGCGCGGCGATCGACGGTGTGGACTTCGACGCGGAGACCACTCGGAAGCTCGAGGAGTTCACGGAGTTCGTCATCGAGCGCGACGAGTAG
- a CDS encoding DUF6684 family protein: MSRPAFDAEVALDLAVNTVPFLIMAFFVAVFAVFNPWGFDPLQSTIQFAVLLSTMGTLAFVTYLAARVIETDDRTRYDTGEP, encoded by the coding sequence ATGAGCCGACCTGCCTTCGACGCGGAAGTAGCGCTCGACCTCGCAGTCAACACGGTCCCCTTCCTGATCATGGCGTTCTTCGTCGCGGTCTTCGCGGTGTTCAACCCGTGGGGGTTCGATCCGCTCCAGTCGACGATTCAGTTCGCCGTTCTGCTGTCGACGATGGGAACGCTCGCGTTCGTGACCTACCTCGCGGCTCGAGTGATCGAAACTGACGACCGGACGCGATACGACACCGGCGAGCCCTGA
- a CDS encoding methylmalonyl-CoA mutase family protein, with product MYDDEDLEEIREEGRRWETESLDPVLERHGERKDRFATVSNHEVDRLYTPEDVSELDYLEDLGFPGEEPYTRGPYPTMYRGRTWTMRQFAGFGTAEETNERFHYLIDEGQTGLSVAFDMPSLMGLDSDDPMSEGEIGREGVAVDTLRDMEILFDGIDLADISTSFTINPSAPVIYAMYVALADQRDVPRAELRGTLQNDMFKEFIAQKEWVIPPEPSLDLVTDVLEFSTRETPKFHPISVSGYHIREAGSTAVQELAFTLADGFGYAEDALERGLDIDEFAPRLSFFFNCHNSFFEEIAKFRAARRIYARVMDEWYDAEADESKRLKFHTQTAGQSLTAQQPLNNVARVTMQALAGVLGGTQSLHTNSFDEALALPGEDAVRVALRTQQIIAEESGAADIVDPMGGSFAVETLTNEIEERTMRYIEEIRAMGDGSVRDGILTGIEDGYFLREIQDASYEYQERVERGEEVVVGVNEYTLEEDTSPDILQIDETTAERQLGRLEDVKSDRDDAAVADALEALREASERGENAMPYIVDAVKAYATMGEIMAVFEDQYGAYSENIGLA from the coding sequence ATGTACGACGACGAGGATCTCGAGGAGATCCGCGAGGAAGGCCGACGATGGGAAACGGAGTCGCTCGATCCGGTTCTCGAGCGCCACGGCGAGCGGAAGGACCGGTTCGCGACGGTTTCGAACCACGAGGTGGATCGGCTCTATACCCCCGAAGACGTCTCGGAACTCGACTATCTCGAGGATCTGGGGTTCCCGGGCGAGGAACCCTACACTCGAGGCCCGTACCCGACGATGTACCGCGGGCGGACGTGGACGATGCGCCAGTTCGCCGGATTCGGCACCGCCGAGGAGACCAACGAGCGCTTTCACTACCTGATCGACGAGGGCCAGACCGGTCTCTCGGTGGCGTTCGACATGCCGTCGCTGATGGGACTCGATTCGGACGACCCCATGAGCGAGGGCGAGATCGGTCGGGAGGGGGTCGCCGTCGACACGCTCCGGGACATGGAGATCCTCTTCGACGGGATCGACCTCGCGGACATCTCCACGTCCTTTACGATCAACCCCTCCGCGCCGGTGATCTACGCGATGTACGTCGCGCTGGCTGATCAGCGGGACGTTCCCCGCGCGGAGCTTCGCGGGACCCTCCAGAACGACATGTTCAAGGAGTTCATCGCCCAGAAGGAGTGGGTGATTCCGCCGGAGCCGTCGCTCGATCTCGTGACGGACGTCCTCGAGTTCAGCACGCGGGAGACGCCGAAATTCCACCCGATTTCGGTGTCGGGCTATCACATCCGCGAGGCGGGCTCGACGGCGGTTCAGGAACTCGCCTTCACCCTCGCGGACGGCTTCGGCTACGCCGAGGATGCGCTCGAGCGCGGGCTCGACATCGACGAGTTCGCGCCGCGACTGTCCTTTTTCTTTAACTGTCACAACTCCTTCTTCGAGGAGATCGCGAAGTTCCGGGCGGCCCGGCGAATCTACGCGCGGGTGATGGACGAGTGGTACGACGCCGAGGCCGACGAGTCAAAGCGGCTCAAGTTCCACACCCAGACGGCGGGCCAGTCGCTGACGGCCCAGCAGCCGCTGAACAACGTCGCCCGAGTGACGATGCAGGCACTGGCCGGCGTCCTCGGGGGTACCCAGTCGCTCCACACCAATAGCTTCGACGAGGCGCTCGCGCTCCCGGGCGAGGACGCGGTCCGCGTCGCGCTGCGAACCCAACAGATCATCGCCGAGGAGTCCGGCGCGGCGGACATCGTCGACCCGATGGGCGGCTCCTTCGCCGTCGAGACGCTCACGAACGAGATCGAAGAGCGGACGATGCGCTACATCGAGGAGATCCGGGCGATGGGCGACGGCTCGGTCCGCGACGGCATCCTGACGGGGATCGAGGACGGTTACTTCCTCCGGGAGATTCAGGACGCCTCCTACGAGTATCAGGAGCGCGTCGAGCGCGGCGAGGAGGTCGTCGTCGGCGTCAACGAGTACACGCTCGAGGAGGACACCAGTCCCGACATCCTCCAGATCGACGAGACCACGGCCGAACGCCAGCTCGGCCGCCTCGAGGACGTGAAATCTGACCGGGACGACGCGGCGGTCGCGGACGCGCTCGAGGCCCTGCGCGAGGCCAGCGAACGCGGTGAGAACGCGATGCCGTACATCGTCGACGCGGTGAAAGCCTACGCGACGATGGGCGAGATCATGGCGGTTTTCGAGGACCAGTACGGCGCGTACAGCGAGAACATCGGGCTGGCCTGA
- a CDS encoding M28 family peptidase — protein MTAWIGSVFESDVGWDHLEALVDVGNRMAGSEGEREAAELTRDALADVGARDVRLEPFEIQGWTRGDSAITAGDTTQDCIALPRSPSDRVVAPLIDLGYGLPADFKESDVEDAVVMVRSDVPDYYDRHLHRREKYYHAVENGAVGFVYRNHVEGCLPPTGSVGTDEEPVGEIPAVGVSSEAGSRLARRFDGESITLSVEADIHPAESQNVRAELGPDTAERVLVTSHVDAHDISEGAMDNGAGTAMIVEIANALADREAELETRVEFVAFGAEEVGLVGSTRAAERIDHESIKAVVNNDGVVRDRTLSIVTHGFDALRDVANDVADRYDQPIGTVPKLGPHSDHWSFVTWGVPGCHVKSMSDGAGRGWGHTFADTIEKLEPRTLSEQAILLTEYVVALAREDVTIDHRDPDAIATDLESQDLAEGMRITGDWPYDESGSN, from the coding sequence ATGACCGCCTGGATCGGCTCCGTCTTCGAGAGCGACGTCGGCTGGGACCACCTCGAGGCCCTCGTCGACGTGGGGAATCGCATGGCCGGCAGCGAGGGCGAACGCGAAGCCGCCGAACTGACGCGGGACGCGCTAGCCGACGTCGGCGCGCGAGACGTCCGACTCGAGCCGTTCGAGATTCAGGGCTGGACCCGAGGCGACAGCGCGATCACGGCCGGCGACACCACGCAGGACTGCATCGCGCTGCCGCGCAGTCCGTCCGACCGCGTCGTCGCGCCGCTGATCGATCTCGGTTACGGCCTCCCCGCGGACTTCAAGGAGAGCGACGTCGAGGACGCCGTCGTCATGGTCCGTAGCGACGTGCCCGACTACTACGATCGGCATCTCCACCGCCGGGAGAAGTACTATCACGCCGTCGAGAACGGCGCGGTGGGGTTCGTCTACCGAAATCACGTCGAGGGCTGTCTTCCCCCGACCGGTAGCGTGGGAACGGACGAGGAACCCGTCGGCGAGATACCGGCCGTCGGCGTCTCGAGCGAGGCCGGGTCGCGGCTGGCCCGCCGGTTCGACGGCGAGTCGATCACGCTCTCCGTCGAAGCCGATATCCACCCCGCGGAGAGCCAGAACGTCCGCGCCGAACTCGGTCCCGACACCGCCGAGCGCGTCCTCGTGACGAGCCACGTCGACGCTCACGACATCTCTGAGGGAGCGATGGACAACGGGGCGGGAACCGCGATGATCGTCGAGATCGCGAACGCCCTCGCGGATCGCGAGGCGGAACTCGAGACCCGTGTTGAGTTCGTCGCCTTCGGCGCGGAGGAGGTCGGACTGGTCGGTTCCACGCGGGCCGCCGAGCGGATCGATCACGAGTCGATCAAAGCAGTGGTCAACAACGACGGCGTCGTCCGCGATCGGACGCTCTCGATCGTTACCCACGGATTCGACGCACTCCGGGACGTGGCGAACGACGTCGCGGACCGGTACGATCAGCCGATCGGCACCGTGCCGAAACTCGGCCCCCACAGCGATCACTGGTCGTTCGTCACGTGGGGCGTGCCCGGCTGTCACGTCAAATCAATGTCGGACGGTGCGGGGCGGGGCTGGGGTCACACCTTCGCCGATACGATCGAGAAACTCGAGCCCCGGACCCTGTCCGAACAGGCGATCCTCCTGACCGAGTACGTCGTCGCACTCGCTCGCGAGGACGTGACGATCGACCACCGGGATCCAGACGCGATCGCGACCGACCTCGAATCACAGGACCTCGCCGAAGGGATGCGGATCACCGGCGACTGGCCGTACGACGAGTCTGGAAGCAATTGA
- a CDS encoding CBS domain-containing protein, producing MDVVSDRTKPKVKEYMTRDVATVSPDETVSEVATRIAESEEHSGFPVCERRRVEGFISARDLLLAGDDDLIFKVMATDLLVAHPDMKINDAARVILRSGIQKLPVVDDAGNLVGIISNADVIRSQIERATPEKVGKLMRTLEQIHEIDLAEERRTVPLSDLTPTQGRVYADELEGRRYELERGLAEPLVVIDNDGTLLLADGHHRVLAADRLGIDEMDAYVIVVDTEIDLGMARTAEKEGLERIDDIDVVDYARHPLVQTTKRLQSEGGDGRETE from the coding sequence ATGGATGTCGTGTCGGACCGGACGAAACCCAAGGTCAAAGAGTATATGACGCGCGACGTGGCGACGGTGTCGCCGGACGAGACCGTCAGCGAGGTCGCGACGCGGATCGCCGAGAGCGAGGAGCACAGCGGCTTTCCGGTCTGCGAGCGACGTCGCGTCGAGGGCTTCATCAGCGCTCGCGACCTGCTGCTCGCCGGGGACGACGACCTGATCTTCAAGGTTATGGCGACCGATCTGCTGGTCGCCCACCCCGACATGAAGATCAATGACGCTGCTCGAGTCATCCTCCGCTCGGGCATCCAGAAACTCCCCGTCGTCGACGACGCGGGCAATCTGGTGGGAATCATCTCCAACGCGGATGTCATCCGCAGTCAGATCGAGCGCGCGACCCCCGAGAAGGTCGGCAAGCTGATGCGAACCCTCGAGCAGATCCACGAGATCGACTTGGCGGAGGAGCGTCGGACCGTTCCGCTCTCGGACCTGACGCCCACGCAGGGACGGGTCTACGCCGACGAACTCGAGGGCAGACGCTACGAACTCGAGCGGGGGCTGGCCGAGCCGCTGGTCGTTATCGACAACGACGGCACCCTCCTGCTGGCGGACGGCCACCACCGCGTGCTCGCGGCTGACCGGCTTGGAATCGACGAGATGGACGCCTACGTTATCGTCGTCGACACCGAAATCGATCTGGGGATGGCACGCACGGCCGAAAAGGAGGGCCTCGAGCGGATCGACGACATCGATGTCGTCGACTATGCCCGCCATCCGCTGGTTCAGACGACGAAGCGGCTGCAGTCCGAGGGCGGTGACGGCAGGGAAACGGAGTAA